A stretch of the Ostrea edulis chromosome 9, xbOstEdul1.1, whole genome shotgun sequence genome encodes the following:
- the LOC125658016 gene encoding solute carrier family 23 member 2-like isoform X2: protein MEVRVEDDQEDREGRQNQNQDLVGQENQIIYSVEEAPPPHLTLVFALQQAILAIGSTLSIPFILTNLLCSSTNADARAQLLSISMFMCGIATVLQTTLGVRLGIIQGGSHNFLAPIIAMMTLEKWKCTEEELNVNDPGKFDVGLYCPAGSGMYWSHGVLPEVYRSPHYCSNYIFDWTLLDRSSSRYKPVPLGNRHTNVAADWNIQFIYGSPKGSSAKFFKSKQVPHYKIPDLPAYAVQFGMPTVSAAGFAGMLAATISSVIESVGDYFAAARLSNAEAPPPHAVNRGIAIEGFSSIISGMVGAGHPTTSYSGNIGAIGITKVASRRVFQVAGVILLLSGIIGKFGAVLTLIPDPIIGGTLTVVFGMVGAVGISVLQFMDMSSTRNLTILALSMILGLMVPQWLLNNPNSINTGSEDLDQVLEVLLTTAMFVGGLIGFILDNTVPGSKEERGLSKWRETLDSSALRRKTVQYNLPLVTTFIQRMKCCAYFPISPTFNKSYKNCCTKSKKQKTYELSDVKTRQENGSSEMEGK from the exons CAAGCTATCTTGGCCATAGGAAGCACTTTATCCATCCCCTTCATTCTAACCAATCTACTGTGTTCCAGTACAAACGCTGACGCACGTGCCCAACTTCTCAGTATTTCCATGTTTATGTGTGGCATAGCAACAGTTCTTCAGACTACACTGGGTGTCAG ACTTGGGATTATACAAGGCGGATCCCATAATTTTCTAGCCCCAATTATAGCTATGATGACTCTCGAAAAATGGAAGTGCACAGAAGAAGAATTAAATGTTAATG aTCCAGGGAAATTTGATGTTGGCCTCTATTGTCCAGCTGGTTCTGGGATGTACTGGTCTCATGGGGTTCTTCCTGAGGTTTATCGGTCCCCTCACTATTGCTCCAACTATATCTTTGATTGGACTCTCCTTGACCGCAGTAGCAGCAGATATAAACCAGTACCATTGGGGAATCGCCATACT AACGTTGCTGCTGATTGGAATATTCAGTTTATATATGGGTCGCCTAAAGGTTCCAGTGCCAAGTTTTTCAAAAGCAAACAAGTGCCACATTACAAGATTCCCGATCTTCCAGCTTATGCCG TCCAGTTCGGAATGCCTACTGTGTCGGCTGCTGGATTTGCCGGAATGTTGGCCGCCACCATATCATCAGTTATCGAGTCTGTAGGAGATTACTTTGCTGCTGCACGACTGTCTAATGCTGAAGCACCACCACCACATGCAGTCAACCGTGGAATCGCCATCGAAGGCTTTTCCAGCATCATATCAGGAATGGTTGGTGCAGGTCATCCTACTACCTCATACAGCGGAAATATCGGTGCTATAGGAATTACAAaa GTTGCAAGCAGGCGGGTCTTTCAAGTGGCTGGAGTTATCCTTCTCCTCAGTGGGATTATTGGTAAATTTGGTGCGGTCCTTACGCTGATTCCGGACCCCATTATCGGTGGGACGTTGACAGTGGTATTTGGGATGGTGGGAGCAGTCGGAATTTCTGTGCTTCAGTTCATGGATATGTCATCAACGAGAAACCTGACGATTCTAGCGTTGTCAATGATACTGGGTCTGATGGTCCCTCAATGGTTACTAAATAATCCAAACTCCATAAATACTG GAAGTGAAGACTTGGACCAGGTGTTGGAGGTGCTGCtaacaactgcaatgtttgtGGGAGGATTGATTGGTTTTATCCTCGACAACACTGTACCAG GTTCAAAAGAAGAACGTGGCCTATCAAAATGGCGAGAGACCTTAGACTCCTCCGCTCTCAGAAGAAAAACAGTTCAATACAATCTACCTCTCGTAACAACATTTATCCAACGGATGAAATGCTGTGCATATTTCCCAATATCCCCGACGTTTAACAAAAGCTATAAAAACTGTTGTACGAAAAGTAAAAAGCAAAAAACTTATGAATTGAGTGACGTCAAAACTCGGCAGGAAAATGGCAGTTCGGAGATGGAAGGAAAATAG
- the LOC125658016 gene encoding solute carrier family 23 member 2-like isoform X1, giving the protein MEVRVEDDQEDREGRQNQNQDLVGQENQIIYSVEEAPPPHLTLVFALQQAILAIGSTLSIPFILTNLLCSSTNADARAQLLSISMFMCGIATVLQTTLGVRLGIIQGGSHNFLAPIIAMMTLEKWKCTEEELNVNGIRNNSTIINEDEIWQKRMREIQGNLMLASIVQLVLGCTGLMGFFLRFIGPLTIAPTISLIGLSLTAVAADINQYHWGIAILTLLLIGIFSLYMGRLKVPVPSFSKANKCHITRFPIFQLMPVILSVVICWLISYILTVTDVIPQTIIISNKTMPNLARTDARLNVLNSMPWFYFPYPFQFGMPTVSAAGFAGMLAATISSVIESVGDYFAAARLSNAEAPPPHAVNRGIAIEGFSSIISGMVGAGHPTTSYSGNIGAIGITKVASRRVFQVAGVILLLSGIIGKFGAVLTLIPDPIIGGTLTVVFGMVGAVGISVLQFMDMSSTRNLTILALSMILGLMVPQWLLNNPNSINTGSEDLDQVLEVLLTTAMFVGGLIGFILDNTVPGSKEERGLSKWRETLDSSALRRKTVQYNLPLVTTFIQRMKCCAYFPISPTFNKSYKNCCTKSKKQKTYELSDVKTRQENGSSEMEGK; this is encoded by the exons CAAGCTATCTTGGCCATAGGAAGCACTTTATCCATCCCCTTCATTCTAACCAATCTACTGTGTTCCAGTACAAACGCTGACGCACGTGCCCAACTTCTCAGTATTTCCATGTTTATGTGTGGCATAGCAACAGTTCTTCAGACTACACTGGGTGTCAG ACTTGGGATTATACAAGGCGGATCCCATAATTTTCTAGCCCCAATTATAGCTATGATGACTCTCGAAAAATGGAAGTGCACAGAAGAAGAATTAAATGTTAATG gAATACGTAATAATTCCACAATTATCAACGAAGATGAGATTTGGCAGAAAAGAATGCGTGAG aTCCAGGGAAATTTGATGTTGGCCTCTATTGTCCAGCTGGTTCTGGGATGTACTGGTCTCATGGGGTTCTTCCTGAGGTTTATCGGTCCCCTCACTATTGCTCCAACTATATCTTTGATTGGACTCTCCTTGACCGCAGTAGCAGCAGATATAAACCAGTACCATTGGGGAATCGCCATACT AACGTTGCTGCTGATTGGAATATTCAGTTTATATATGGGTCGCCTAAAGGTTCCAGTGCCAAGTTTTTCAAAAGCAAACAAGTGCCACATTACAAGATTCCCGATCTTCCAGCTTATGCCG GTGATCCTTAGTGTCGTCATTTGTTGGCTGATTAGTTACATTCTCACCGTCACTGACGTCATCCCCCAAACTATTATCATCAGCAACAAAACAATGCCTAATCTGGCACGAACGGACGCCAGACTTAATGTGCTGAACTCCATGCCGTGGTTTTATTTCCCATATCCAT TCCAGTTCGGAATGCCTACTGTGTCGGCTGCTGGATTTGCCGGAATGTTGGCCGCCACCATATCATCAGTTATCGAGTCTGTAGGAGATTACTTTGCTGCTGCACGACTGTCTAATGCTGAAGCACCACCACCACATGCAGTCAACCGTGGAATCGCCATCGAAGGCTTTTCCAGCATCATATCAGGAATGGTTGGTGCAGGTCATCCTACTACCTCATACAGCGGAAATATCGGTGCTATAGGAATTACAAaa GTTGCAAGCAGGCGGGTCTTTCAAGTGGCTGGAGTTATCCTTCTCCTCAGTGGGATTATTGGTAAATTTGGTGCGGTCCTTACGCTGATTCCGGACCCCATTATCGGTGGGACGTTGACAGTGGTATTTGGGATGGTGGGAGCAGTCGGAATTTCTGTGCTTCAGTTCATGGATATGTCATCAACGAGAAACCTGACGATTCTAGCGTTGTCAATGATACTGGGTCTGATGGTCCCTCAATGGTTACTAAATAATCCAAACTCCATAAATACTG GAAGTGAAGACTTGGACCAGGTGTTGGAGGTGCTGCtaacaactgcaatgtttgtGGGAGGATTGATTGGTTTTATCCTCGACAACACTGTACCAG GTTCAAAAGAAGAACGTGGCCTATCAAAATGGCGAGAGACCTTAGACTCCTCCGCTCTCAGAAGAAAAACAGTTCAATACAATCTACCTCTCGTAACAACATTTATCCAACGGATGAAATGCTGTGCATATTTCCCAATATCCCCGACGTTTAACAAAAGCTATAAAAACTGTTGTACGAAAAGTAAAAAGCAAAAAACTTATGAATTGAGTGACGTCAAAACTCGGCAGGAAAATGGCAGTTCGGAGATGGAAGGAAAATAG